TTTTCTAAGCGTTATCATCCTCCATGTCTAATGATAACGATTAACGCGTAAACTGGGCCCCCTGAAAACAGGGGACTGAAGCAAACAGATTGGGAGGGATATGGACTGAGAGGACAGAAAAAGGAAGACTATAACAGTGGGGAAAAAAAGTTTTAGGATTTAGCACAAGGAATCGTGGGCATAGTATGGGGCATCATATGACAAATCAATCAATGCTTCCAAAGATAGATACATTGAATGAATGCAACATGTAGTGCGTGCGAGTTTTCCAATCGGATAAGATGTTTTTGTGGCAGTATAAGCTATAAACCTCTGGGAATCCCTCCCAGCTCCGACCCTTTTCAAATACTTCAGCTAAAGGggttatataaaataaaaataatgtcacAATCTTACATCTTTTGACGTGATTcattagattgtaatattatttttattataaaatagatctaataaatcatatgaaatcacgttaatttgtaGAATACTTTTGTAGACTCCATTTGTGACTGTAGtacttctcttttccttttcaaaagaaaaaaaaggtatgGAACTGCAAGTATATTATTGATATGTTTACAAGCATAGGCAACCCTTCCAAGAGATAATCGGGTTGCACATATAATTTAACTTTCTGCAAAGTTTTTgttgaatgaaaattttcaggTTTAGGCTGAAAAAACAATTCCAGATGAAAAGATGTGTTCTAAAGTATCCgatctattttcaaaacaacaCCTACAGTCCCTTCTCTTTTCCGGGAAAAAAAACAGGTTATACATCTGAAGTTTCAGGGGcaactttcttttttcatctaAGAGCCACATTTTCTCAAATTGAGGACTTCTACAACCATGGAGCAAAATAATTTGGAAAATAATAGGTAAATAAAAGGGGTTATGTTTGCATAAAATCAAGGGCAATATATTCATTCTTCAACAAGTAACAATTTCAATTCTAATTAAAATCCTGCTTTCTACAAGTAATAGGGATGACCCTTAATCAATTACTTTAAACCAAATACAATTTTACTCACATCTATGACAACAGAGATGCTTCCATAGTATCTTTTCACAGTCCCCTCTTGCTGGTCTCTACCACCACTTAGAGATCGATTGATGAGAAACTCAAGATCACAATATAGAGCTGTTCTAACAAAATAATTGCACAAAACATGAGGAACTGACAGTACTTCACACTGAATCCATCCCTTCAACTTGCTGCCGTGCAAGGTATCTTTCCCTCCGTTCTTTCTGCAAATAAGAGAAACGGAGGGCAGACTGTCAGATTTATGCAAAACAAAGATCATAAAAGGCCAATCAGATTGGAGATAGAATCCCATAATTATTTATTGCCTTACCCATTCATCTATAACAAGTCCTTCCCCAACAATTCGAGGACCTGTGTCTTCTGGAGGCTTCTTACGTGCTTCAAGTGCAGCCTCGGCCTCTGCCAGCTGTCGCTTAAGTTTTTCCATTGCCTTAACAAAAGGAAAGTTAAATTTATTCAAACACTGTGTTTTTTTCTATGAACAGAATTAACAATGCAAGCAAACTTAGAAGGTAAGAATGGGTTGGCTCAAgaggtaaaggccttgggcttgggggtatgctcccccaggtctaaggttcaaatccccttaggtgcaaacaatctctacgggccacaccccctggtgaaaagccagcgatttaactaGTTCCGTATAAGGAAACTTCTGAGTgtgcggtgcacgggaccgggATTTACtatgcaggggtgggtccgaagggccctgccttggagaggttccccgacataaaaaaaaaaaaaaaaagggaatggCACAAGAAAGACTAAACATATTCCAATTCTACTTACAGGGCTAGGCCGTTCGGATTCAAGGAAAACTACCCGCAAAATTTGCTCAACAGCTACTTGATCCCTTTGCTCATCAAACTGCACAGAAGTGTCATATAACACATTttcttcaacatctaaatagcATGtcatcaaaaagaaaagaaaaaaaaaatgaagcacTGTGGTCTTGAAttgtaataaagaaaaaaaggcacACGGATGTCATTCTAACCAAGCTTTGCAGAATAAACAGGAAAGTCCAGTTGATAAAAGAATACGCTCAATATTAAACTTTACCCTTACTtgaacacttaaaaaaaataaaccgattataataatcatcataattaaaatgaggtTACATTTTGGTAATGCATGCAAAAGATATTTCATGTCACGAATTATTCAAGACTTAAACGAGgactattattttgagaatgatattaggaaagttaaaaaataaattgcacAGCAATATCACAcatgccaaaaaatatatataaacaatgtcAAAGAATTCGAATGAACAAGAACATGCTGTAAATAAACTAGAGAATGCAAGGTAAAAGGGGCCAGACATGGGCATAAAGCTCCTAATTTTGGCCCATCGCTAACATGCAAAATCCACCTGGTTGTCAAAAGAACATGATATTTAAACCATCACTTTGTGATCAAGATTTCAAAAACATACATTTCTTGTTATCTTCTCTACTCATTTGGTTTCTAGGAAATGTAAAAATTCAGGAAAGTTTGACTCAATAAATGCAACGAACATAAAATACAGTTCCAACTTCCATACTAATTTGTTCCACTGACCTAGCATTTCAACGATGATACATATAATAATGCAAATATGAAGAACAGGATCAAGGCACTGCATGAGTTTGTATACCAAGCAAGAAGTTGAGAGTAAATTATATCAACTGTAAATTTCAATCTTGAGGGCCTGCAAGATATACCAGTTCTGGTACATAGTCCATTTCACCTTTCACCTTTAAGCTCATGATTTTGAACTTAACCTTGCTCTTGTGATCTACTAGTTTCTCATTGTTCTCTGGCGGCTcaacaaatttgaaaactgTCACCCAAGTCAAAAATTCAGAAGAGGAATACAATTTAAACAAGTGCAGCATAGCATTACAAATGTGGTGAGACAGTACCAAATgccagaagaaagaaaagggcaGGGAGAAGGGCTCAACAAGAAAAGATCAAGAAGGTTGAATTACCTGTTGCAATTATAGTTTCACCGGGAGCAAGTATACCACCCGGAGGACGCATATAACAACTCTTTGGTGCAgttgtttggaactaaaacaACCATGGTCACTTGTTAAATGTTGTAGTGATAGTGGAAATTCTTACAAGATAtgtctaaaacaataataaaagtgaaaaacatgaagaaaaagGATCTGCAGTAAGCCAGTAATGCCTTAAAACAGCCAAGGTCACTCGTTAGATTGTCCCAGTGGTAGTATAAATTCTTACAAGATATGTAAGAACAATAATAACAGAGGGAGAAAAAGGCAGGATCTGCAGTAATACTTTCTTTCCCTATCTTATCTCAAAAgtctagctttttttttttttatggttaaaataaaaatttgagcaTTGTTAAACAACAGAAATAGCTTTCAGAACTTGTATAGGCAAAATGTAGCACAGAATATATAAAAGGGTGGAAAATACTGACAAGATCTTACCACAGACTGGTATCCAAATTCTGACCTAGTTTTTCAGAGACATTGCACTGATCTTTTGCAACTATTATGGCGAACATACATTTTATCAATACAGAACATCAATTGttaaaaattgcaaaaattCATTCTTTCATATTATGGCGAACATACATTTTCCTCAGTGAGTGTCGTTCCAATATGATAGGTGATGgtcaaaaattgaatttttttattacctaGTCACAGTCAGTTGTGAGGttctaaaacatatatattgctTATCATATGTATAGGTGACTGCGCAGCACAGGCAAGGatctaaaggaaaaaaaaaaaaaaactatgtaaaaaggcaaagaaaaacAACCGCAAAAAATACATACCTTGAAAGCCACATGAGACTTGCTGGTGTTTTTAATCCCAATGGCACTCCTGACTTGCTTTCCAGGCTCAACTTCATGTGGAACAGAATTCGATGAAATGGGTAGCAAAAAAAATCTTTGCAAATAGCAATAGCAGAGAAACTTATTCAACATTATTGCTACCAATTATTAACA
This genomic interval from Juglans regia cultivar Chandler chromosome 3, Walnut 2.0, whole genome shotgun sequence contains the following:
- the LOC108999491 gene encoding vesicle-associated protein 4-2-like, with the protein product MAVDSEKSATDGKIWSLCKMPFWQASIASSSSSSASASVSGPSHTHHAVESSSLHSSNAVSAMAKSLLPTRRRLRLDPPNKLFFPFEPGKQVRSAIGIKNTSKSHVAFKFQTTAPKSCYMRPPGGILAPGETIIATVFKFVEPPENNEKLVDHKSKVKFKIMSLKVKGEMDYVPELFDEQRDQVAVEQILRVVFLESERPSPAMEKLKRQLAEAEAALEARKKPPEDTGPRIVGEGLVIDEWKERRERYLARQQVEGMDSV